One Candidatus Methylomirabilota bacterium DNA segment encodes these proteins:
- a CDS encoding ABC transporter ATP-binding protein, whose protein sequence is VVETVMSTIEQLKRERVSMLLVEQNAEMALRLADRVYVIDHGAIVFEGTPATLRADVAITTTYLGVGGSTV, encoded by the coding sequence CGTCGTGGAAACCGTGATGAGCACGATCGAGCAGCTCAAGCGCGAGCGCGTGAGCATGCTGCTCGTCGAGCAGAACGCCGAGATGGCGCTGCGCCTGGCCGACCGGGTGTACGTGATCGACCACGGCGCGATCGTCTTCGAGGGGACGCCCGCCACTCTCAGGGCCGACGTCGCCATCACCACGACCTATCTCGGCGTCGGTGGCTCCACCGTCTAG
- a CDS encoding response regulator, translating into MSASARILVVDDTPNNVKLLADLLRVKGYVVVTASSGPQALELVDKEQPDLVLLDVVMPEMSGYEVCRKIRANPATAVLPVVMVTALDPAQERIKGLEAGADDFLTKPINQAELLARVRSLLRIKTLYDQLESINRNLESVVREQVAQLERLGRLKRFFSPQLAELIVSGGAEDPLKSHRREVTVVFLDLRGFTAFAETAEPEEVMGVLREYHAEMGRLILEHEGTLERFTGDGMMIFFNDPLPVPNPAERAIRMALAMSQRVAVLAQGWRKRGFDLDFGVGLAQGYATIGAIGFEGRWDYGAIGTVTNLAARLCGEAKPGQILVPRRLCGAVEDLVEVEPVGELALKGFSRPVSTFNVVRAKVTVSS; encoded by the coding sequence ATGAGCGCCTCCGCCAGGATCCTGGTCGTCGACGATACCCCGAACAACGTCAAGCTCCTGGCCGACCTGCTCCGGGTCAAAGGCTACGTGGTGGTCACCGCGTCGTCGGGACCGCAGGCGCTGGAGCTCGTCGACAAGGAGCAGCCCGACCTGGTGCTCCTCGACGTGGTGATGCCGGAGATGAGCGGCTACGAGGTCTGCCGGAAGATCCGGGCCAATCCGGCCACGGCGGTGCTTCCGGTGGTGATGGTGACGGCCCTCGATCCCGCCCAGGAGCGGATCAAAGGCCTCGAGGCGGGCGCCGACGACTTCCTCACCAAGCCCATCAATCAGGCGGAGCTGCTGGCGCGCGTCCGCTCGCTGCTCCGGATCAAGACGCTCTACGATCAGCTGGAGAGCATCAACCGGAACCTGGAATCGGTCGTGCGGGAGCAGGTCGCGCAGCTCGAGCGTCTGGGACGCCTCAAGCGGTTCTTCTCCCCCCAGCTCGCCGAGCTGATCGTCTCCGGCGGCGCCGAGGATCCGCTCAAGAGTCACCGCCGGGAGGTGACGGTCGTCTTCCTCGACCTCCGGGGCTTCACCGCCTTCGCGGAGACGGCGGAGCCCGAAGAGGTCATGGGGGTGCTGCGGGAGTATCACGCGGAGATGGGCCGGCTCATCCTCGAGCACGAGGGCACGCTCGAGCGCTTCACCGGCGACGGGATGATGATCTTCTTCAACGACCCGCTGCCCGTGCCCAACCCGGCCGAGCGGGCCATCCGCATGGCGCTCGCCATGAGCCAGCGCGTGGCGGTCCTGGCCCAGGGCTGGCGCAAGCGCGGCTTCGACCTCGACTTCGGCGTGGGCCTCGCGCAAGGCTACGCCACGATCGGCGCCATCGGCTTCGAGGGCCGCTGGGACTACGGCGCGATCGGGACCGTGACGAACCTGGCCGCGCGTCTCTGCGGCGAGGCCAAGCCGGGCCAGATCCTCGTCCCCCGCCGCCTCTGCGGCGCCGTCGAGGATCTCGTGGAGGTGGAGCCGGTGGGCGAGCTGGCCCTGAAGGGATTCTCGCGCCCGGTGTCGACCTTCAACGTCGTGCGCGCGAAGGTCACGGTCTCGTCTTGA
- a CDS encoding response regulator, producing the protein MANELILIVEDNEKNRKLLRDVLQFRGYQTVEAETGEDAVRLARERHPALILMDIQLPGINGITALGQLRSDPTTRAIPVIAVTASAMTHDRQKIMAAGFDGYQTKPINVKEFLAAVQAILSRS; encoded by the coding sequence ATGGCCAACGAGCTGATCCTGATCGTCGAGGACAACGAGAAGAACCGGAAGCTCTTGCGCGACGTGCTCCAGTTCAGGGGCTACCAGACCGTGGAGGCCGAGACGGGGGAGGACGCCGTTCGCCTGGCCCGCGAGCGGCACCCCGCCCTCATCCTGATGGACATCCAGCTGCCGGGGATCAACGGGATCACCGCGCTGGGGCAGCTCCGGAGTGATCCGACGACGCGCGCCATTCCGGTGATCGCCGTCACCGCCTCCGCGATGACGCACGACCGGCAGAAGATCATGGCGGCCGGCTTCGACGGCTACCAGACCAAGCCCATCAACGTGAAGGAGTTCCTGGCGGCGGTGCAGGCCATCCTGAGCCGGTCATGA